In the genome of Blastopirellula retiformator, the window GTAGCTGTAACTGCCGTGCAACACGCCAGGGCTGCCGAAGGTGAGCGGCGAAGCGTGATCGCCGGCGCCGTCGCTGCGGCCGCCTGCCTCGACGCCGACCAGTTCGACTTCTTTATCTTCGATGAACGGATAGAACATCCCGGCCGCATTGCTGCCGCCGCCAACGCAAGCGACGACCGAATCGGGCAATCGGCCGAAGCGGGCCAACGACTGGACGCGGGCTTCGCTGCCGATCACCGATTGGAAGTCGCGAACGATCTGCGGGAACGGATGCGGGCCGACGACGCTGCCGAGAATGTAGTGGGTCGTATCGACCGACGACATCCAGTCGCGCATCGCTTCGTTGATCGCGTCGCGCAAGGTTCGAGAGCCGGTCGTGACCGGGCGAACTTCGGCGCCCAGCAGTTTCATGCTGAAGACGTTGGGCGCTTGGCGACGGATGTCTTCTTCCCCCATGTAGACGACGCAGGGAATGCCAAAGTGGGCGCACGCGGTGGCGGTCGCTACGCCATGTTGGCCGGCGCCGGTTTCGGCGATCACCCGCTGTTTGCCCATCCGCAAGGTGAGCAGCGCCTGGCCGAGCGTGTTGTTGATCTTGTGGGCGCCGGTGTGATTCACATCTTCCCGCTTCAGCCAGATCTGGGCGCCGCCACATTTTTCGCTAAGGCGCTTGGCGTGATAGAAGGGGGAAGGGCGGCCGACGAAGTCTTGCAGCAACTGGTCAAGTTCGGCCTGAAACGCTGGGTCGGCTTTCGCTTTGGCGTACTCGACCGCCAGCTGGTCGAGGGCTCGCGTCAACGTCTCCGGCACATAACGTCCGCCGAAGGCGCCATATCGACCGGTGGCGTCCGGAACATTCGCCGAGGCGGTGCCGACAGATTCGCTAGCAGGATTCATTCGCACTTTGCGGGGAAAGGGGTTAAGCGGGGCGTTTACAGAGGTGGACAAAGTCGCCCGTCCAAGGTTCGAGTATCAATGGAAGCTTTTGGGGGGTCAAGTAGAGGGGAGTAAGTGTCCGGGTGGCATTGGCGCCTAGCGGCTCACACTAACCCGAGGCGCGAGCCGAGGGAATGCGGCCCAAACTAAGATCCAACGTGTCAAATTCGAGCTGGCGTCACTCGAATAGCGGCCGCATTCATTGTCACGAAGACGTGGCGCCGGCGCCCGCATAGAATAGGAATACCTGTACTGTATTTCTCCCCACCCCCACCACGCCATGCCGGAACTGCCAGAAGTCGAAACGATGCGCCGCGGGATTCTCTCGATCGTCGGCGGCAAAGTGGCCGATGTCGCCAAACCCCCCTGTGCTCGCCGTCCGATCTTGCTCTCACCGGGGATCGCCGCATTCCGTCGCCGCACGGCCGGGCGGACGATCACCGCGATCGACCGGGTCGGCAAACGGGTGGTGATCGTTCTGGAGGGGGGAGATCGCATCGTGCTCGAACCGCGGATGACCGGGCTGGTGCTATTGGCCGACCCCCCAACCCGCGACCATCTGCGGTGGGTGATGACGCTGGAAGATTGTGCGGTCGAAAAAGTGTGGTTCTGGGACCGTCGCGGGCTCGGATCAGTCCGGCTGTTCACTGAACGGGAATTCATCGCCGAGTTCACCGAAAGCGGCAAGATCGGCCCTGACGCGTTGGCCATCAGCTGGCAAGAGCTACGCAGCCGCCTCGAGAAAAGCCGCCGGGCGGTCAAAGTGGCGCTGCTCGATCAGAAAGCGGTCTGCGGCGTCGGCAACCTGTACGCGGCTGAATTGTTGCATGTCGCGGGCGTTCATCCCGAAACGCCATGCGATGCGATCTCAACTGCTGCCTGGAAGAAGATCCACACCGCGATGATCGACGTGCTGCAAGAGGCGATTCGCTACGAAGGCTCAACCCTTGGCGATGGAACCTACCGCAACGCGCTGAATAAGGATGGGGGTTACCAAAACTGTCATCGCGTGTATGGCCGCGAAGGGGAGCTATGTCGGACATGCGGGAAAAAAGAAGTGATCCGCATTGTGCAAGCGCAGCGGGCGACGTTCTATTGCGAGCGGTGTCAGAATAGGAATCGGTCGCACTGAACGCGGTTTTCGATTCAGGCGTTTCCAGGAGTCTTTCGGGAATCTGGGAGCAAAAAGTATCGGCGCCGGGCAAACCGGTTTCGTAACGGAGTAGGGGGAAGATCTCCAGCAGTTGCTCTCGGCTTTCGATCTTCGTCATCACCGAGACGTTCACCCAATGCGGCGAATGTTGCACGATCCAAGTGCTGGGCGTCTTGGGTGGCGCTGGGGCGAAGACTTCGATGCGTTGCACTTCGTCCAGTGTGCCATGTCGTACGGTCGTTGAGACGCGAACCGAAAGGTAGCCAATCACGACGAAGATGATCAGTGCTAAGCTGCCGACGAAGTAGTTGCGAGGGAATATGCAATTCTCCTGCGCTCGGGTAGAACTGCCGACTACCAATCTCCAGGAACTGCCCACGTCTTGTTGCGTGCAAACGACGCGAGCTGTCCCTGGGACGTACGCGTTGCTTACTTGCGCAGCTCGACGACCTCTCCGCCGGCATGGGTCAGCAGGCCCTTCAGGATCTGGTCGGTTAGCTGCTCGCGGACCATGTATTGAACGCTGCCGTCGTACTGGGCGACGTTGATTCCGTCTCCAGGGCCGGGCAAGAGGGACTGCATCGGAAAGGTGAGGTCGACCTCAAAGTCATCGGGGCGAGTCCAGATCACCGCGTCGGCCTCGGGCGTTTCGATAACCGCCAGCGTATTGGAGGCGCCGTCGGTCATATCGGCGAAATTCAGGTCGCCTGGCTTACTGGCAGGCAGACTTTCGCCCAACGGACGTTGGTAGCGAGTCCGGCCTTCTTTGGCTAACGCCGCGGCTTTGCGTCAAGGCTTCGTTGCGTACGACCCGGTACAGCCAGGCTGCGCAATTGGTCGGCGGCGAGCTTTGGCGGGTCAGTTTGACGAAGGCGCACTGGACGGCGTCTTCGGGATCGGGGCAGAGCTGCCGGGCGTACAGGGTCAATGCTTCGGTATACCGATCGAGCAACTGGCCGATCTCGCGGGAAATCCCCGGGCGAGACTTGGGTTGCTGATTGGGCGTTTCCGACAAGGCGTTGCTCCCGCGTGGTTTATAGATAGGACGCCGCCAAGCCTGTCAATTTCCCAGAAATTGCGGAAATGTCGAAAACGGAAGAGAAAAATCCAGAAACCGCGGTCGAAGAAGTCATCGCGCACGAAAAAAGCCCGCGAGATTATCACGCGGGCTTTTGGTATATCAGTCGATGTCGCTCACTACTTGTTGGCGGCGACGCGACCTTGTTCCAGCAGTTTGACGTAGTCCGAGGTGACGTCGATCACTTCGTCGAAGTAGAAGTCTTTCTTGACCACTTCTTCGGGGTTGTCGTTGTCTTCCTCAAACTGTTCCTGCTCGGTCTTTTCCTTGTCGAGCTCTTTTCGCTCGGCCAGGTATTCCTGTTCGTTCAGGTTGACCGCTTTACGATTCTTTTGCTCGACGTAGCGGACGATGTTCTTCTCGACTTTCTGGAAGTCGGTCGAATCCTTGACCCGAGCGTCGGCGTCGGCCTGCAACTGCGTCAGCAAGTCGCTGCTGACCATGTTGTAGATCGTGTACTGAGCTTGCGGAATCTTGTCCCAGGCGATCGCATAGTCGAGGTCGCCTTCGCCGATGTCCATGTGGGTAGTGATCCACGGCAGGACGACGTCGGCTTCAACGCCGCGACGCTGCGTGCTTTCGCCGTTGGGGCGATAGAACTGCTGCATCGTGATCTTCAGGGCGCCATAGTTCGGCGGGTTCGGAACTGGGAAGAGCTGGCTGCCCAGGTCGAGCAAGCTTTGCACGGTCCCTTTGCCGTGGGTCGCTTCGTCGCCGACGATGATGCCGCGCTTGTAGTCTTGGATGGCGCCAGCCAGAATCTCGCTGGCCGAGGCGCTCAGCTTGCTGGTCAGCACGACCAACGGGCCTTTCCAGACCATGCCGCGATCGGTGTCGTCGTAGGCTTGGATGTTGCCGTTGGAGTCTTTGACCTGCACGACCGGGCCTTGATCGATGAACAACCCGGTCAGGTTGATCGCTTCGGTCAGGCTACCGCCGCCATTGCGACGCAGGTCGAGGATGACCGCTTGAACGTCTTTGTCGTTGAAGTCGTCCAGCAGTTTGCGAACGTCGCGGGTGGTGCTCTTGAAGTCGCCCAATCCGCGGCGAGCGGCGTCCATGTCCATATAGAAGCTGGGCAGGTCGATCCAGCCGACACGCAGCGTGCGGCCATCTTCGGTCTGGTGATCGATGATCTCGCCGCGGGCTTCGCTATCCTTCAGCGCGATCTTAGCGCGGGTCACGTTGTGGATGACCGTGTCGCCGGTTCCCTTGGCTTTGACGCCCAGGCGAACGACCGTGCCAGCCTTGCCGCGGATCATGTCGACCACGTCATTCAGCTTCATGTCGACGACATCCATCATTTCGCCATCGGCGCCTTGGCCGACGCTGACGATGGTGTCTTCCGGATGGATCTTGCCGTACTTGTCGGCGGCGCCGCCGGGGATGACCTTGGTCACCTTCACGATGCCGTCTTCCGACAACAGAGCGGCGCCAATGCCGTCCAGCTGAAGACGCATGCTGATGTTGAAGTTCTCCAGCGTCGACGGCGACATGTAGGTGGTGTGCGGGTCGAACGACGAAGTCATCGACGTCAGGAACATCTCGAGCAGCTCGTCCGAGCTGGTCTGCGACATGCGACGCGCGAAGCTTTTGTAGCGGCGATGGATCTTCTCTCGCGATTCTTCCAGAGTCTTGCCGTCCGCCTTTTCCGACAGAATGTCGAATTTAACGCGTTGGCGCCAACGGTCGTACGCTTCCTGTTCGTTCTTGGGATAGGCGATCTTGTCGGCGTCGGTGATGAACATCTCCTTCTTCTCGAAGTCGAGGTCCGATTCCAACACTTGATCGACCATCGCGACTCGCTCGTTGACGCGCTTCAGGAAGCGGTCAAACACGGTCCGCGAGAAGCTGACGTCGCCAGCGTTGATCATGTCGTCCAGTTTGTCCCGATTGGCGGCGAACTCGTCGACGTCGCTCTGATAGAAGTAGAGCTTCAGCGGGTCCAGGGTCTTCAGGAATTGGTCGAAGGCCCGCTGCGACATTTCGTCGTCGATCGGGTGATTCGACAGGTGATCCTTTTTCATCAGCTGCGTCACGGCGAAGGCGACGCGGCGCTCGCTTACTTTCGGAGCGATTTGGGCCGACGATTGACTCGGCAGAAATACGAAAATCGAGGAGAGAAGAAACGACGCGAACGTCAAGACGCGAAATGCGCCAGGGCGACGCCAACTTTTCCCAATAACGGTCGTTGGGTGCATGCCAATCCCTTACGTTGAAACTGTATGTGTGTGGTTGGAGTGGCGAAGAGGGCCAAATGTGGGGCTGGGACGGGGTTATAACCGATCCTATCCACAGGGTCTACGTCACTCAAGCTGACGCGGTTTGCCTGATTTAACCCCGTACTGGTGAGATGTTTTCAATTTTTACGTGTGATAGTTGCGATCGGCAAGTTTTTCTTGCGGTTCATTTTTCAGAACCAAAGAAAACCGGCCGCCGCTCCCCCTATTGCGGCTGGCTTCTTTGGGTAGGTTTGACGTAAGATAAGGAAAGCTATCGATTTAAACGCGAAAGATCACGCCCGGCGCCAAGCGCCTCCGAGCGGAACAATATGGCGAATTACAGTTATCTTAAGTTACTTTCGGGCACCGGTCCCGGCACCAATTTCGCCCTCGACGCCGAAGTCGAGAACCTGATCGGCCGCGGTCTGGAATGTCATATCACCCTGACCGACCCCCTCTGTTCGCGGGTTCACGCGGCGATTTTTCAAAAAGATGGCGCCTGGTGGGTCAAAGATTGCGAAAGCCGGAACGGCTGTTATCTGGACGACCAGCGGATTTCCGAGGGGAAGCTGTTTGACGGTGGACGCTTACGCGTAGGGGCGACCGAGTTCAATTTCAACAGCAGCAGCCAACCCCCCACTTCGCATGATCCCGACTCGACCAACATGACCCAGACGGTCGTCCGGGACCTGCCGGTCGATCCCCAAGACACCAATCTGATCGCCCTGCGCGAGCTGAAGGACTACAAGCAGGCGCAGCGGCTGATTTTGCTGTACCAGTTTGCCATCAAGTTGCTGGGGTGCGACGACCCGGACGTGATCGTGCGAATTGCGCTCGACCTGCTGAAAGATCACTCGAAGGCGGCGGTCGTTGGTTTTCACTGGCTGACAGAAGATGGCAAGCTGCGGCTGAAACGGCAACTGCCAGAGGATACCGAGGACGCGTTCAAGCTGAGCGAATCGCTGACGGCGATGGTCTGCCAGCAGGGGCATGCGGTTTGGATTGCCAACGAGACCAACCAGGACGAGTCGAAAAAGCTGAAGCATTTTGCCGACGCGATCTGCGTACCGCTGATCGACAAAAAGAAGACGCTGGGGACGCTGCATCTGTATCGTGAGCAAGAGCGGTTTCTGCAGAACGACCTCGACTTTACGATTTCACTCGCCAACATCCTGGTGATCGCGTTGTCGCGAGCCTGGGAGCTGAACAAGCTGCAGGCCGGCTACGATCGTCTGGTGCAACAATCGGCCGCGTTCGACGAACTGATCGGCGATAGCCGCCCGATGGAAGAACTAAAGCAGCGAATTACCCGCATCGCCAAAGCAGGCGGGGCCGTCTTGGTCCGCGGCGAAAGCGGGGTCGGCAAAGAGCTGGTCGCCCGGGCGCTGCACAAGGCGTCGAGTCGCAGCGATCGTCCGATGCTAAGCGTCAACTGCGCCGCGTTGCCAGAGTCGCTGATGGAAAGCCAGCTGTTCGGCCATAAGAAAGGTGCCTTTACCGGGGCCGACGCCGATCATGTCGGCTTCTTTCAGCAGGCCGACGGTGGGACGCTCTTTTTGGACGAAGTGGGGGAACTGACGCTCGACGGCCAAGCGAAGTTGCTGCGGATTTTGGAAGGGCATCCTTTTTTGCCGCTGGGCGCCACCAAAGAAGTGAGCGTCGACGTGAGACTGATCGCGGCGACCAACCGCGACTTGGCCGAGTTCGTGCGGGAGAAGCGATTCCGCGAAGACTTGTACTACCGGCTCTGCGTCTTCGAGCTTTACATTCCGCCGCTGCGCGAACGGGGCGACGATATCGAAACGCTCGCCAACCACTTCCTCAACCACTTCAAACGTCAACATGGGCGTCCCGAACTGGTTTTGTCTGACGCGGCCAAGAAAAAATTGTCGAGCTACCAGTGGCCTGGTAATGTTCGACAATTGCGCAATGTGATGGACAGTGCGGTTGTCTTGGCCGACGCTGCGATGATTGAGCCGCGTGATCTGGGACTGCGCGACGCCGGACTAGGCGAGCCGGAGTCCTTGCGTTTTGACTTCTGGGAAAAGAAACTAATCGAAGAGGCGATGGAACGCACCGGGGGCAACGTTTCGGAAACGATCAAGTTGCTGGGCGTCAGTCGCGCGACCCTGTACCGAAAACTGGATGAGTACGGCCTAAAACGATGAGTCGTGGGATCGACGATCGGGACCTATCTACCAGCGGATACCGCCCGCATCCTATTTTGCGCGGACCGCATCTACAAACCATTGTCGGCGCCTATTGGAAAGGGCATTCGTTTCCCTACGCCGCCGAACAGCATCAGGTTGAACTTGCCGACGGCGACAAGATCGTTTTGCATGACGACGCTCCGGAAGGTTGGCGGGACGGAGATCGGACAGCGCTCTTGATCCACGGACTGGGCGGTTGCCATACCAGTCCTTACCTGGTGCGGATCGCGGCCCGGCTCAATGATCTGGGCGTGCGCACCTTTCGGATGGATTTGCGCGGTTGCGGCGCTGGAATGAAGCTGGCCAAGAAGCCGTTTCATGCGGGCTGCAGTGACGACGCCGCCGCGGCGGTTCAGTTTATTCACACGCTTTGCCCAAGTTCACCCTGCACGGCGATCGGCTTCTCCTTGGGCGGCAATGTCGTCCTAAAGCTGGGGGGCGAAGTCGGAACCGGCGTTTGCGGCGGTTTGGACTCGATCTTCTCGGTTGCGCCCCCGATCGATTTGGCCCACTGCTGCGCCAACATGTCGCGAGGTCTCAATCGGCTGTACGATCGCGATTTTGTCCGGCGGTTGATTCGCCGGGTCGAATTGCAAAAGGAATATGACGAAGAGGCGGCCAATTTCCGCTTCTTGCGGCGACCGCGGAGAATTGTCGAATTCGACGCCGAGTACACGGCGCCCAAGGCAGGCTTCGGCAGCGTTAACGAGTATTACGAGAAAGCGAGTGCGGGGCCGCTGCTTTCGCAGATCGCCATGCCGACCCACATCCTGACCGCCGGCGACGATCCGATCGTGCCGCGCGAGATCTTCGCCAAGTATCCCCGCTCGCCGCTGGTGATGTTGGAAGTGACCAGTCACGGCGGGCACCTCGGGTTTCTCGCCCCGCGTAACGTCACCGCCGATCGTCGTTGGA includes:
- the trpB gene encoding tryptophan synthase subunit beta, with translation MNPASESVGTASANVPDATGRYGAFGGRYVPETLTRALDQLAVEYAKAKADPAFQAELDQLLQDFVGRPSPFYHAKRLSEKCGGAQIWLKREDVNHTGAHKINNTLGQALLTLRMGKQRVIAETGAGQHGVATATACAHFGIPCVVYMGEEDIRRQAPNVFSMKLLGAEVRPVTTGSRTLRDAINEAMRDWMSSVDTTHYILGSVVGPHPFPQIVRDFQSVIGSEARVQSLARFGRLPDSVVACVGGGSNAAGMFYPFIEDKEVELVGVEAGGRSDGAGDHASPLTFGSPGVLHGSYSYVMQDDDGQTCDVHSISAGLDYPGVGPEHSYWKDTGRVRYTDCKDNAALDAFDALASCEGILPALESSHAIAAGMKVAAEKSSDQIVVICLSGRGDKDAAEIARLKEERK
- a CDS encoding Fpg/Nei family DNA glycosylase, which produces MPELPEVETMRRGILSIVGGKVADVAKPPCARRPILLSPGIAAFRRRTAGRTITAIDRVGKRVVIVLEGGDRIVLEPRMTGLVLLADPPTRDHLRWVMTLEDCAVEKVWFWDRRGLGSVRLFTEREFIAEFTESGKIGPDALAISWQELRSRLEKSRRAVKVALLDQKAVCGVGNLYAAELLHVAGVHPETPCDAISTAAWKKIHTAMIDVLQEAIRYEGSTLGDGTYRNALNKDGGYQNCHRVYGREGELCRTCGKKEVIRIVQAQRATFYCERCQNRNRSH
- a CDS encoding RNA polymerase sigma factor, with protein sequence MSETPNQQPKSRPGISREIGQLLDRYTEALTLYARQLCPDPEDAVQCAFVKLTRQSSPPTNCAAWLYRVVRNEALTQSRGVSQRRPDSLPTSVGRKSACQ
- a CDS encoding carboxy terminal-processing peptidase — encoded protein: MHPTTVIGKSWRRPGAFRVLTFASFLLSSIFVFLPSQSSAQIAPKVSERRVAFAVTQLMKKDHLSNHPIDDEMSQRAFDQFLKTLDPLKLYFYQSDVDEFAANRDKLDDMINAGDVSFSRTVFDRFLKRVNERVAMVDQVLESDLDFEKKEMFITDADKIAYPKNEQEAYDRWRQRVKFDILSEKADGKTLEESREKIHRRYKSFARRMSQTSSDELLEMFLTSMTSSFDPHTTYMSPSTLENFNISMRLQLDGIGAALLSEDGIVKVTKVIPGGAADKYGKIHPEDTIVSVGQGADGEMMDVVDMKLNDVVDMIRGKAGTVVRLGVKAKGTGDTVIHNVTRAKIALKDSEARGEIIDHQTEDGRTLRVGWIDLPSFYMDMDAARRGLGDFKSTTRDVRKLLDDFNDKDVQAVILDLRRNGGGSLTEAINLTGLFIDQGPVVQVKDSNGNIQAYDDTDRGMVWKGPLVVLTSKLSASASEILAGAIQDYKRGIIVGDEATHGKGTVQSLLDLGSQLFPVPNPPNYGALKITMQQFYRPNGESTQRRGVEADVVLPWITTHMDIGEGDLDYAIAWDKIPQAQYTIYNMVSSDLLTQLQADADARVKDSTDFQKVEKNIVRYVEQKNRKAVNLNEQEYLAERKELDKEKTEQEQFEEDNDNPEEVVKKDFYFDEVIDVTSDYVKLLEQGRVAANK
- a CDS encoding sigma 54-interacting transcriptional regulator is translated as MANYSYLKLLSGTGPGTNFALDAEVENLIGRGLECHITLTDPLCSRVHAAIFQKDGAWWVKDCESRNGCYLDDQRISEGKLFDGGRLRVGATEFNFNSSSQPPTSHDPDSTNMTQTVVRDLPVDPQDTNLIALRELKDYKQAQRLILLYQFAIKLLGCDDPDVIVRIALDLLKDHSKAAVVGFHWLTEDGKLRLKRQLPEDTEDAFKLSESLTAMVCQQGHAVWIANETNQDESKKLKHFADAICVPLIDKKKTLGTLHLYREQERFLQNDLDFTISLANILVIALSRAWELNKLQAGYDRLVQQSAAFDELIGDSRPMEELKQRITRIAKAGGAVLVRGESGVGKELVARALHKASSRSDRPMLSVNCAALPESLMESQLFGHKKGAFTGADADHVGFFQQADGGTLFLDEVGELTLDGQAKLLRILEGHPFLPLGATKEVSVDVRLIAATNRDLAEFVREKRFREDLYYRLCVFELYIPPLRERGDDIETLANHFLNHFKRQHGRPELVLSDAAKKKLSSYQWPGNVRQLRNVMDSAVVLADAAMIEPRDLGLRDAGLGEPESLRFDFWEKKLIEEAMERTGGNVSETIKLLGVSRATLYRKLDEYGLKR
- a CDS encoding YheT family hydrolase, whose amino-acid sequence is MSRGIDDRDLSTSGYRPHPILRGPHLQTIVGAYWKGHSFPYAAEQHQVELADGDKIVLHDDAPEGWRDGDRTALLIHGLGGCHTSPYLVRIAARLNDLGVRTFRMDLRGCGAGMKLAKKPFHAGCSDDAAAAVQFIHTLCPSSPCTAIGFSLGGNVVLKLGGEVGTGVCGGLDSIFSVAPPIDLAHCCANMSRGLNRLYDRDFVRRLIRRVELQKEYDEEAANFRFLRRPRRIVEFDAEYTAPKAGFGSVNEYYEKASAGPLLSQIAMPTHILTAGDDPIVPREIFAKYPRSPLVMLEVTSHGGHLGFLAPRNVTADRRWMDWRVVTWVGELMQRS